The sequence CATATGGTCATATATGTATTCAGTTTAGATATCATATTTATTTGAGGAGATGGTTCTAAGGCTTCAAATAACTCTGAAATACATTATTGTGTATCCATTAGAGAGGATATAAAATAATTCTCTACTGACCCGACAAACAGTATGAACCATGTTGGGGTGAGGCTGAACTTAGCCTGGGATTCCCTGAAGAATCGACCTCAGTGTCATCTAATCTCCAGTCAGTAACTTGGTGTCATCCCACAAACAGATGAGCCCATGCTCTGACTCCCCCTGGAAACTCCTGGGCTCCTCCCACATATGCGTAGTAAAGGTGTTCAAAGCCACCTTGCTTTGCTCCCTTGAGCGCATATTGGAGTAGATTCAGGCAGTAAATGCCTAAACCCAGGGTGCTTCAGATTCCTCTGCTTCGTGAAAGTTTCTCTCAGCCCTGACTATTTGCATAGAGCTCACTCTGCTCCCCTAACATCTGTGCTGATGTTCTGCACCTGCGACAGGAAGTGCATCAACTCATCAAGAGCCACTTCGCTGTTCTTCTAGGGCATTGCAgtccaggaagccagagagaaaacTGTAAGACATCCTTGAAGAACATATATCAGACACTAGAACACAAGTTCATGCTGGGGAATACATGCTGGCATACCTCCATTGTCCTGTCCAGCGCCGTACATCTCCCAGCCCCATTTTCTGTGGACTTAGAGAATGTAGAGTTTCTGttctgtatttatttagtttCCATGCCATGTTTTCGTGGTGTTTTCAGTGAGGGTGTCCTCTCCTAGGCTAATGTATTTGAACACCTGGTTCTGAGTTGATGATGTTATTTGGGGATGCTAGGAAATATGACCttgatgtctctctctgtgtttgtgtgtgtttctgtgtgtctgtttgtaaCTATAGTTTATGACTTTCGAGTATGAATTTTGTAGATGACTACATGTTCCAATGCAGTGTGAAATGAATAAATGTGTGCTCTTGCTATTGTTAAACACGCATGACTTCAGTGTGATGCTGCCAGTGTTTTATGTTCCAACTGTAGACAAACTGGCACCATTGTAGTTACATGTGTTCCTGGTGACTTAATCAATGAAACACATAGAGAATATCtatgatattttaatttacattacaAATAATGTGTGTTTAATGGTActtggaaaacaagcaagcattCTTTTTGGatcacttagacacacacacctcAGCCTTGCCTCACACTCCACCCCCCAGCCACCATTCTTACACTCAGCTGTCACTTTCAGCTGCATCCACAGTTGAGACGTGGAGATACCCAAGccttgctttctattttcttttcagtattcataataaaaacatagtaccttatctgttattatttttaatttcagcatGACTTCTTTACCATGATAGAATATAATACAACTCAAAAAGAGATGATTTCTCAGTTAAAAGGGGGCAGACACTTATTTTTTGTCAGGTAAATACAAGGCTCTGTTCAACCTTTGGGGATTTGTGAGTGTTCACAAAGGTGATAACAGAAATCGTATTATATGCAAATCATGCTACCTAACATAGCAGCTGTCAAGGATGGTGACACAAGACAAAGCAGTGGAACTGAGAAGAACATcttctcaacaacaaaaacacttatATTTCAATTCAGGCTGCTGAggatatgactcagtgggtaagagcactagcTAAACAAgcaggagaatctgagttcagatcccagcacccacataacagatGCTGAGTGAGGCTGATGCGCCTGTATCCTCATTGCAGACACAGGAAGCCTGCTGATGCTTGCTGCTAGCAGCCTCAACAAAACAGTCTGTTCCAGGTTCAGGGAgggaccccatctcaaaagagtGAGACAGAAAACAGTAGAGGAACCTGACATCTTCCTCTGCACTTACACAGGGATGGGAACACATACACcgacatacatgtgtacacacaagcacacacattaaaatagtCACACTTGTTCTAGTTACGTTCTGTTACTGTGTTAAAACACTGTCCCAAAGAAAGCACATGGCCAGGAAAGGGTTGATTTAGCTCACACGTCTCATCTGCACTCCGTCACTGAtgcaagtcagggcaggagctgaagcaggagcagaggcaggaacgtCAGAGGAAAACTGCCTACTGGatcagcttgcttcttttcaAACCCAGGACCACATGCCCATGAATGGCACTAATCACAGTAGGCCAGGCCCAACTCAATCCATTAGCAACCAAGGATGTACCCCCACAAACATGCCCATAGTCAATCTAATGGACACAATCTTGAACTGAGGTCTTCTCTTCCCACAACTGTTTCTagtttgtgttgagttgacaaaaaGTACCCAGCACAGCCAGTTAGATAGGCTCTGTGGTAAAAAGCTAGACATGTGGTTATatggttggttttatttattttatttatttttttatttttgtttttgtttttcgagacagggtttctctgtggttttggagcctgtcctggaactagctcttgtagaccaggctggtctcgaactcacagaaatccgcctgcctctgcctcccaagtgctgggattaaaggcgtgtgccaccaaccgCCCGGCCTATGGTtggttttaaaagaacaaaacaaaacaatccctgACGATCATTTGTCAATAGTTAGTCTGCTGAGAGGTGTACAAATAGTGTTTCAGATCTGACATGCTCTAAGTAGTTaggaatatttatttctaaactaATTCATTCTAAACAGATTATAACCAAGTGGATTGaggaaactcaaaaaaaaatctgtccaaaGAAATTTGAAGAACAGAACCACTAATTTTAAATCTTATTCTTTAGGGATTGATGACAGTGCTGATGCTAAATAAAATCCAACCTGCCATTTTGATTATAGGTAGTGATGATGGAGCCAATGTCACTGTAGAAATGACTTTTTATTGACATtgaaaaacactaaataaatatattttcatgggCCAGTGCAAAAATTTATTGAAGTGGTTTGTTGCAGGGAgggggttgcttgtttgttctggctgcctggctaaagctcagttggtagagcatgggactcttaattCCAGGGTTGTGGGTTCATGCCCCACATTGggctcccagctagcttagccctgaaatattcacacagaaactgtattaattaaaacactgattggtcattagttttagcttcttactggctaactcttacacattagtttaacccatctactttaatctgtgtatcgccatgtggcaatggcttactggagattctaactggcctccatctcaggcagaagatccatggcttctctctgactcttctttcttcctcccagaattcagttctgtcttctctacctacctaagttctggccTATCAGGCTAAAGccgtttccttattcattaaccaatacaagcaacacatagaaagaaggacctcctacactacTTGATTTCTTCATCCACGATTAATCCAAATAGTACAGCTGCAGTTCCTGGCCAGAGATGGTAGTCCAAAGAGACAGACCCAGTCTGGCAGTGGTGgagaaagcctttaatcccagagctggggagcagaggcagctggatctctgagatcAAATGCAGCATGGTGTAAAGAGCAAGTTCCATAACTGCcctggctacacagaaaaactcctgtctcaaaaataaatgaatgaatgaacaaacaaataaataaaattatttattatatcaacataattattattttatcaacATAAGAATAGAAGAACTCATAAAATTAAGTGAAGACAGTGCAATCACCACTCTACCCTCCTGTTTAATGATGTGTCCTGGCAGAGGTCATCAAGAACATTTAGGCACAGAGAAGAAGTTCTCAGTGGGAATGGTGGTAGATGAGAGGGGATGATCTTGGGTAAAAATGCCCAAAATACATCgaatacaatatataaaattgtcaaaaagaagaaaaagtaagttCTAAAAGGACATTTAAtgcaaaatcattaaaaaatgggTAACATCATATAGATCATCATCAATTCTGAATTTCACAAGGGACAAGGAATTAAATCATCTCCAATGCTGGGATTTCCTAAATAGTGTTCATGCTAACTAAGGTGAAATCATTTAcatttcagaggtaagatggTCAAGCTAAGGACATTACCAAAACATTATTAAGTTACTTCTGATGTTGTAAACAATATTCATGCCAGAATTTGGGAATGAAACTCAATTACAGATTGAACTTTTAGTTCATTTTCCtgctcattttttctttaatgggGAATCCAGTCTCTCAATACCATGTTTCACACACCATAAGTCCTACAGATAAAGTTTGAATTATGATAAGCTGAAATTAATGCCAATAATTGCATGCATTTCAATCCAGCTGAATATAGTTTTGTGAAAAGTGATATAGCCTTTCTATTACGTTTGAGAGACAATTTGAAAACAGATCTCAAGAGAAATAATATCACTATTTTGGTATAATCACAATCCCATTTTTTATCAGCATATATGTTATCTGCCAATGTTACCTTCTGATTTTCAATTGGAAATGCCTAGAATTGCAATACTTCATTCAACCTAAAAATATTTTCGATCATGTCTCTTCTCGACATTTATGGGCCTCTTACAGGACCTTCTCAGAGACAAGAGCTCACCTTTTACAGTCACGCTGGATTCATGCCATCAGTATTTCATAGCACCTACACCTGTGAGTCATAGGTCCCAGGAATTGAGCATGCAGgcctggagagaggctcagaCATATTAATGGTAGAGACTGCTTTGCACAGGACCCTAGTTCAGTTCACCCATGCTGAATGACTCATAACACTTGTAACCTCAGCTCCTCCAGCCTCCAAGggcatgtgtgctcacatgcacatggacaaacacagacacacacataatctAGAGTTAAAATCCTTGATGTAAATATCTTCTAGATATGAGAGGGAAGTACACCTATGAAATCTCAGCAATGTGACTGCTCaaataagacctgaacaatgacaactCCAGTTGAGCTTCCAAAGTGGTTGGGAAAATAGTAGGGGGCCCCATCCCAAGATGAAGAGCAACAGGCAATTATAAActccagagagaggaagaaatagtCTTCACCAAAGATGATCCCCTCTAatggttatccaatcccaagtggtcagactcaaaataaatatgtattcaaGAAATAATAAATTGACTCTGTAAGctggatatatatataatatatatatataatatattatatatatatatatatatattatcttcgtgtatgttgagagagagagagagagaaagggagagaatgaTAACTATAGATTAAGCGGCCTTGATTCTGAATGGGATCGAGCaacctgggaggagttggagggataATGGCTGATggtatgattatattttaatttttccaataATTACAAGTGTTAAGCACATTAACACATAAATTAGAACCAAACGATCACAGCCCATCTTAGGAATCACTGAAATCAAAGCTCTGTCCATAAAAGGCAGCTGTGTCCCACAAGTCCATTTGCTTCTTGAAAGCATTGTCCAATAGCCCACAATGTTTGTGTTGTCCTCATTcactatatttgtttgtttgctctgtctttttcttttctgagacagcatttctctgtgtacccttagctgtcctggaactcactctgtagaccagggtgacctttaATTCTAGACatatgtctgcctctgtctcccaagtgctggggttcaaggcatgtgccaccactgctctccttaattttaagattaaaatatactaaaacaaatcctatttttatatatgttcaaATTCTTTATTAGATATCACCAAATTGAAGCCTGGTCCATGGTTTTAAAAGATCTCCCCTAAATGGGTAGcatataattaataatttttagtCTGTAAGGATTTTGTTGCCTATCTGTATGTGCAGATAATGTGTCATTTGTATATGATTCCTTTTCATGGAAGAATTATCAATTTTCATTATAGCTTGTATAGTAATGTGTATCCCAAAACAGTTATCTCTTCACTGTGACCCAGAAATGCCACAAAGTTCCAACCCATGGACCAGATGAGTAATTTAGATCCAATTAATATCGGAACTGCAGTTCACAACTAAGACAAGAAAGCCACTATGTGTGAAAGGAGGAAATTCCAAAATCTCTGAAAACCATAATGCTTTGCTGGCAAAGCAGGACCTGGGTTGCTCTGTGGTTGTTCTGGTTGTCTGTGCACGCAAGCACgtgtgtgcctacacacacacacacacacacacacacacacacacacacacacacacacctctattcTTAGGGCAAGGCCAGCCTGTGTCACCTCCCAGAGTCGATCTCATACAGCCTTAACCATCTGTTTTCTAAGCTCAGATCCTCAGCTCACTCCAGTCTATATTAACCTTTTCATGGGCTGGTCCGTGTCTGTCTCACTTCCGGATCTAGCTCCCTAATAATCATTGAAGATCTTACCAGGGCCTTGTTTATCTACAGAAAATCTTAGGCAATGTTGTAGAAAATACTACTACAGTCTTCAGCAGTGAAGTCAGGGCTGATGTAATCTTACTTATGTCTTAAGAGAGAAATGCCAATTCATATTGAACAGGTAACTGATACTTGTCAATTGTGATTTGTTATTATATTAAGTATGTATGTTAGTAAGACATGATAATTGGCCACAGGGTATCAATTGCTTTAGAGAATTCTCTGTGACACCCTAGCAGTTTAGGACAGTCAGAATGAGTGAAGATTAATTCATCAGACTATTCCAACAGATGGTTCCTCAGTATGATCAGAAGTCTCAGAGGTTAATGAGAAGACGTACTGAAACTCTGCTTAGCCAAATATGGTGCAGTATCAGTTTTAATAAGTACTGTATAACTTTGTATGTGTATAAGTAGTGCTATAGCTGTTTTGTGGTATATTGGGTgtcagcattattttttttttaaaaaaaagggagaaagaaacaaactaaagaaattaaaataaaaaaagatcttaccagaatgaaaaaaatgtaaaagataagAAAAGCCACACTTTTGTCTCAGTCAGACAGAGTAGACTTCCTGGGGTCTCAGGTCCTCCTTAACCACAACCTTAACACCCTCTTTTCCTGGTCTTTATCCAGCATTGGCTCAgaggatgtcagtgtggtgaacGTGTCATTTTCACCCAAACCAGGAAACTGCCTTAGCTACTAAAGCCAATCACAGCAGAGGTGCACAGGTTTAAAATGCCTGTGAGATCACTGAGTGCTCACCTCCTTCATCCTTCAAGAGCTGTGTCCACTCTGACCTCCTCCAACCCCAGCAGCCTTCCTGGGAAGATGGCAGCAGTCCTGATTCTCCTGACCTTTCTTCTGCCGCTTGGAGCTGGTGCAGGTGAGTGAACACCCTGATTCTAGAGGTACCATCCCATAATACCCCTGTAGAGTCTCTGCCCAGCTCTAGTCAGGAACTTCCTACACTGAACCAGGAGCTTTCTAAACCTCAGGTCCCAGACCAACCCAGACCTGGAAGCCTGTCACTGGCTAGATCCTCAACAGGGTCTGAAGAAGGGCGGTGTCCCCAGAGGACACGGTGGGCACTAGCTTCTCCCTGCTCTTCGTGTCACCTGGGGAGTGGATCATCCCTAAAAGGAGAAGTAGCAGAGAGTGCAAAGTTACTAAAAAGTACATCATTGACCTTACCTGAACCCAGACCAAGGGCAGGTTTAATCATCAGCCAGCAATGACGTAAGGACACCAGCTGAAGAATATTAGCATTATTTATTAATCTCCTCTCTCAGGCTATTAAATATAGAGGCCTATGGTGACAAGATGCCTGTGCTGTACACTCCATTACCTTTGCCATCTAGTTTTGCTTGGCCCTCCACTTCTTTCTGCAGGTCCCAAGCTACTGCCATTATATCAGCTGAATCCTACAATATCCTCTAGGCTCTGATTCCCTTGAGCTCTAAGCCATCATCCCTCCAGTTAAGTAAAAATCACTCTTCCATGCAGCTAATTTATTTACTGAGAACCTAGGATATGATGGGCACCAGAACAGGAGAACTTTAGAAAATCCCTCTCTAAAGACCTTGGGGTAAAAGGTGACAAAATTAGCAGAAATCAAGACAGGAAAGGCATCAGGAAACCCATTACCTGAGAAAGACTAACATGAGCCACTCAGGATGCCCTTGGTCTCTAGCATCATGAAGAAAGAAGTTTGTCCCTCCATGTATTTGTAAAGCAGGGGCTGTAGGACAAGTCCTACCCATCCCTCTCAGACAGGGCACTGAGGCTTCAGATTCAGCAAAGATCAATCTATGTGCAAGGAATTCTGTCCACAACAGTCTTAGGGAAGTGTAGATCTCACCCCATCACCCTCCCTAGATCTTCCCTCCTAACTTATCTGCTGCTGCTCCCAGACACCCCATATTCTTGCCTTTCTTTCAGAGGAGATCATCGGGGGCCATGAGGTCAAGCCCCATTCCCGCCCCTACATGGCATTTATTGCATCTGTGAATGACGATGGCAAAATTTATAACTGCGGAGGCTTCCTGGTGCGAGAAAACTTCGTGCTGACAGCTGCTCACTGCATAGGAAGGTGAGGAGAAGCAGCTAGGCCATGCTTTCTGAGACCCCAACAGGAGTTTCCATCCTGTACTTGTGTCTGCTCCCGTGAGAGCTCACTGCAGGACAGGGCTGTGACAATGGAAGTCTGTCATTAGGGAAACTTTGAGGTCAAAGGGTGAGAGTTCAGAGGCAGCAGCACAGTTGAGTTGAAAGCAACTACAATGGTCAGACTACAGCAGTGACAGAGGTTAAAAGTGCACATTAGGAATCAATGCAAACTTTGGAGTATTGGCTGGAAATAGGAGCAAGTTCCCAGGTTTCTAGTGTTCTTGTAAAGGGAAGAGCAGTTTGTCACACCCTGAGGCCCTTCTGTCTCCTCAGTCCCTTCAGCTAGAGCCCCACCCTGCCCACCCAGCCTCTTACAGTCCCTGCCCTGTGTCCCCTCTCACTCCACATCTCCCTTCTGCACTTTGCTCTCTGCAGCTCAATGAAAGTCACTCTAGGAGCCCACAATATAACGTTCAAAGAGAAGACCCAGCAGATCATTCCTGTGGCTAAAGCCATCCCACACCCAGACTACAATCCTAAGGATGACTCCCATGACATCATGCTCTTAAAGGTAAGACCTGCCTGCACAGCTCTCTGAGCTCCGCTCGCTGCAGAGATTGCCCCTCCCCTCCCGCTCTCACcccatttctttcctctcttccatcaTGGTTTACAAAGTGT is a genomic window of Chionomys nivalis chromosome 12, mChiNiv1.1, whole genome shotgun sequence containing:
- the LOC130884928 gene encoding granzyme C-like isoform X2, translated to MAAVLILLTFLLPLGAGAEEIIGGHEVKPHSRPYMAFIASVNDDGKIYNCGGFLVRENFVLTAAHCIGSSMKVTLGAHNITFKEKTQQIIPVAKAIPHPDYNPKDDSHDIMLLKGDSGGPLVCKKAAVGIVSYGNIDGSAPRVFTRVSSFLSWIKKTMKHS